In Thermotoga sp., one DNA window encodes the following:
- a CDS encoding glycosyltransferase family 4 protein, with amino-acid sequence MTLAILNHYASIPEMGSAETRHFELARRFVKDGHSVDIYVGDFSHLVGERWSETFGWRFSKEGVNFIVVKTREYSGNSLHRFLSSYDYYRNGKKLIVQKDYDVIIASSPHPFSWSLGWYYVRKKKGKLFLEVRDVWPDDLVELGSISYFHPVSKIFDFMCRKYYPKAEGVISLVPDLSKHFERLRVHPEKLVFIPNGVDLNRFKDFEHCFEVEEIFSRVPEKKVKVLYAGSIVPHSGIKEFLEMLTRVRSDAKEKFVFIFVGPSQPDYFEEVRKISRELQNVFFFDPVPKKCVPFLFQKADFLLFTLSPTTMNHPAVSSYKVIDYMASGKPVLCVDVEGLLFKETKGAIFFNKENFEEVLTKMLTDSYSHLGQRNIEYVERERNWDRLYEKLKEFIFS; translated from the coding sequence TTGACCCTTGCCATCCTCAACCACTATGCTAGCATTCCGGAGATGGGAAGTGCGGAAACAAGGCATTTTGAACTTGCAAGAAGATTCGTAAAAGATGGCCACAGCGTGGACATCTACGTTGGGGATTTTTCGCACCTCGTAGGAGAAAGGTGGAGCGAAACATTCGGATGGCGTTTTTCAAAAGAGGGTGTGAACTTCATCGTCGTGAAAACAAGGGAGTACTCTGGAAACTCGCTACACAGGTTTCTTTCTTCTTACGATTACTACAGGAACGGAAAGAAGTTGATCGTTCAAAAAGACTACGATGTGATCATCGCCTCCTCACCGCACCCATTCTCCTGGAGCCTTGGGTGGTACTATGTGAGAAAGAAGAAAGGAAAGCTCTTTCTTGAAGTCAGAGATGTCTGGCCCGACGATCTTGTAGAGCTTGGTTCTATCTCTTACTTTCACCCTGTCTCGAAAATCTTTGACTTCATGTGCAGAAAGTACTATCCGAAGGCTGAGGGAGTCATTTCTCTTGTTCCGGATCTTTCAAAGCACTTTGAGAGGCTGAGAGTGCATCCCGAAAAGCTCGTTTTCATTCCAAACGGTGTAGATCTGAACCGTTTCAAAGATTTCGAGCACTGTTTTGAAGTGGAAGAAATTTTCTCCAGAGTACCGGAGAAGAAAGTGAAGGTTCTCTACGCGGGATCAATCGTTCCACACAGTGGAATAAAAGAGTTTCTTGAGATGCTTACGAGGGTAAGGAGTGATGCAAAGGAAAAATTTGTTTTCATCTTCGTAGGTCCTTCTCAGCCAGACTACTTCGAGGAAGTGAGAAAAATTTCCAGAGAGCTTCAAAACGTCTTTTTCTTCGATCCTGTTCCCAAAAAGTGTGTTCCATTTCTCTTTCAAAAGGCGGATTTCCTTCTCTTCACCCTTTCTCCCACCACGATGAACCACCCCGCGGTGAGCTCCTACAAGGTGATTGATTACATGGCGTCTGGAAAGCCTGTTTTGTGCGTTGATGTGGAAGGTCTTCTGTTCAAAGAAACAAAAGGAGCGATCTTCTTCAACAAAGAGAATTTCGAAGAGGTTTTAACGAAGATGCTCACAGACAGTTACTCCCATCTTGGTCAAAGAAACATAGAGTACGTTGAGCGTGAGAGGAACTGGGACCGTCTTTACGAAAAGTTAAAAGAATTCATCTTCTCTTGA